AAGAGTTATCAGCAAGTCTGGTCGAAGGCACCCAGGAACGATACACCTTGAATTGGCCCGGTAAAAACGAGGCGATTCTGACTGCGAATGCCCCGATTGCCAAGACTCTGCGGCCTTGCAAGGCAGAGAGTGTGGATTTTGAGAACACCCGTAACGTCTATATCGAAGGTGATAATCTGGATGCGCTCAAACTGCTTCAGGAAACCTACCTGAACAAAGTGAAGATGATCTATATCGACCCACCCTACAACACCGGCAATGATTTCATTTATGAAGATGATTTCGCGGAAGATACGGAAGCATTTCTACAACGTTCCAATCAGAAGGATGAAGAAGGGAATCGGCTGGTTGCCAATACAGAAGCGAATGGACGGTTTCATTCCGATTGGCTGACGATGATCTATCCGAGGCTGAAACTGGCAAGAAACCTGTTGAGAGATGATGGAGTTATATTTATTTCGATTGATGACAATGAGATAACAAACTTGCGGAAGGTTTGTGATGAAGTGTTTGGGGAAACAAACCGCTATTGTACTTTTTCATGGAAACGAAGAAGTGGAGCAATGGATTCTGTCAATAATGTTAGCTCTGATCATGAGTATGTTGTCTGTTATGGAAAAACCCAAGGTAAACTAAACGGAGTCAAGCGATCCTATGAGAGATACTCAAATCCAGATAATGATCCAAGAGGACCTTGGATTGCAGATAATCTTAGTGCAGGCAAACCTGGAGGTAATACTTATTACGCTGTGATAGATCCTGAAAATGGTAATGCCTATTGGCCTCCAAAAGGAAGATATTGGCCTTACAGCCCAGAAACAATGTCTTCAAAAATAAAAGAAGGACGCATAATCTTCCCCAAAAGCAAAGATGGTTCACCACTGTTAAAGCGTTTCCAATTGGAAGCCAAGTCGGAAGTAGTGCCTATTTCAACATGGGGAGTTGATAAAACTTCAAAAGTTTCAAATGCTTTTATCACATCATTAAATACAGAAGGGACAAAAGAGTTAAAAACATTATTTAGTGACAAAGTCTTTACATTTCCTAAACCAACTCAGTTAGTTATTTCTCTTTTACAACAGGGAACAGAATCTAAAGATATCGTATTGGACTTCTTCTCCGGTTCCGCCACCACCGCCCATGCTGTTATGCAACTCAATGCCGAAGATAACGGCAACCGTCAATTCATCATGGTGCAGCTTCCCGAAGCTTGTGACGAAAAGTCAGAAGCCTACAAAGCCGGTTACAAAACCATTGCCGAAATTGGCAAGGAACGGATTCGCCGTGCTGGAAAGAAGATCAAGGAAGAAAACCCCCTCACCACCCAGAATCTTGATGTGGGTTTCCGAGTATTCAAAGTGGATACGTCCAACATAAAGGAGGTGTATTACACTCCGGAGGAACTGAAACAGGAAAATCTGGAACTGTTCAAGGATCACATCAAGCCCGACCGTAGCCCCGAAGACCTGCTGTTTCAGGTGTTCATTGACTGGGGACTTGACCTCACCCTGCCCATTGCCCAAAAAACCATTGATGGCAAGACGGTCTTTCTGGTGGATGCCAATGCCTTGGTCGCCTGTTTTGATGCCCCTGTAACTGAAGATCTGGTGAAGAAGTTGGCCGCACACAAACCCTTGCGGGTGGTCTTCCGGGATGATGCCTTTAGCAGCGATAGCGTCAAGATCAACGTCGAGCAGATTTTCAAACTGCTATCCCCTGGAACGGAAGTGAAATCGATTTAAGGGGCAGCTATGAGTCAGAAAAAAATAACAAAAAAGCAGACGAAAACAGCCTCGGATAATTCGCTACTGGATCGTGTTGTTTTGATTCTGGAGCAGGCACGCACCCATGTGGTCAGAGCGGTTAATAGCAGTATGGTGACGGCTTATTGGCTGATCGGGCGTGAGATTGTATTGGAACTTCAGGGCGGCGATGAACGGGCGGAATATGGCAAGCAGGTGATTGAAAATCTATCTAAACAACTAACCGTAAGATACGGCAAGGGATTTTCAACTACGAGCCTCTGGTATTTCAAACAGTTTTATGTTGCCTACCAAAATTACGTGCCAATTCTCCACCCATTGGGAGGAGAATTGAAGGATCAGCAAAAACTCTACCCAACGGGTGGGGAATTGACAGGAGCCGAGCAAAAAGATCGCACTGCGGGTGATGGCTTTGTACCCTGTTTCAATCCGCTCTTGAGCTGGTCACATTATCGGGCACTGATGCGGGTTGTCAAACCGGAGGCCCGTGAGTTCTATGAGCGGGAGGCCATTGAATGCACCTGGGATAAACGGTCGCTGGAGCGGCAGATACATTCGCAGTATTACGAACGAATGCTGAAAAGCCAGAACCCGCAGAAAATGATAGAAACTGCACGGCAGGAAATGGTACCACGCACGGAAAGTGTTGAGACGTTAAAAAATCCGTATGTCCTGGAGTTTTTAGGGTTGCCGGAAGTATCTACGCTGCACGAGAAACAGCTTGAAACCGCAATTATCACCCACCTGCAAACCTTTCTTCTGGAGCTTGGCAAAGGCTTTGCCTTTGTAGCTCGTCAGAAACGAATGCGCTTTGACGATATCGACCTTTATGTCGATCTGGTCTTTTATAACTGCATCCTCAAATGCTATCTGCTCATTGACCTTAAAATGGGTGAGCTATCCTATCAGGATGTGGGGCAGATGGATGGCTATGTCCGTATGTTTGAGGATTTGTACACAGCACCAGACGACAACCCCACTATTGGTCTTATTCTGTGTACGGAAAAGAATGAAGCCGTGGCGAAGTATTCTGTTCTAAATGACCGCAAACAGATTTTCGCATCGAAGTATATGCTATACCTGCCAACCGAACAGGAATTGGCGATTGAACTGGAGCGGGAACGGAAACTGATTGAAGCTCACCTGACTGAACAGGAAGATACAAGTGCAGAATAAAAAGAATAAAATGCAGAATAAAAAGAATAAATTGCAGAATAAATGCAGAATAAAATTTATAAAACACCAATCAATACAGGTCGCTACCTAAGAGGATATCCCATGAAACTTAAATTCAAAAAACAACAATTCCAGACTGACGCAGTCAATGCAGTTATTGAGTGCTTTGCCGGACAGCCAAAAACGGAAGGTGTCACTTATCGTATTGATCCCGGCAAGGGCAACAGTTCCAAGGGGCTTGGAACATCCCAAGTGAGTTTTGATTTATCCCAATCGGGCTTTAAGAACCGTGAACTGCTCAAGTCGCTGACCTTGCTGGAAAATATCCAGACGGTGCAACGGCGGCAGAACCTCCCGCAATCTGCAAAACTGGTCAGCACCAAGGTTTGCCCGGTCAATCTGGATATTGAGATGGAGACCGGCACCGGAAAAACCTACTGCTACATCAAGACGATGTTTGAGCTGAACCGATGCTATGGTTGGTCTAAATTTATCGTGGTTGTGCCGTCCATCGCAATTCGTGAAGGTGTGTTCAAGTCCTTCGAGATTACCGCCGAGCATTTCATGGAGGAATACAACAAGCGGGCACGATTCTTTCTCTATAATTCCAAACAACTGCATCACCTGGAACAATTCTCCTCGGATGGGGGGATCAATGTCATGATTATCAATGTCCAGGCATTCAATGCAACCGGGAAGGATGCACGCAGAATCTATGAAGAACTGGATGATTTTCAGTCACGCAAACCGATGGATGTCATTGCGGGAAATCATCCGATTATGATTCTGGATGAACCGCAGAAACTGGAAGGAGCTAAAACGTTTGATTCGCTGGCAAAATTTAATCCACTGGCCATCTTGCGCTATTCCGCCACCCACAAGACCGAGCACAATAAAATTCACCGACTGGATGCTCTGGACGCTTACAATCAGAAGTTGGTCAAGAAGATTGCTGTTCGAGGAATCACCGTCAGGGGGTTGACGGGCACGAATGCCTATCTCTATCTGGAATCCATTCAGATTTCATCGGGTCCCCCGGTTGCCCGTATTGAGTATGAGCTCAGGCAACAAACGGGTATCAAGCGAATCGTGCGCAAATTCGGCAGAAATGACAATCTCTTCGATCTATCGGGGGGATTGGAACAATACAAGGGCTTTGTGATTGCTGATATTGACGCAACAAAAGATACCGTCACGTTCACGAATGGTGTGATTCTGGAGGCCGGAGAAGCCACTGGCGATGTCAATGAATCCACCTTGCGCCGTATTCAGATTCGGGAAACGATCAGGGCACATTTTGAGAAAGAGCAAGCCCTCTTCCCCTTGGGAATCAAGGTGCTTTCCCTTTTCTTTATTGATGAAGTCGCCAAATACCGTCGCTACGATGGCGGTATTGAACAGCCAGGTGACTATGCAAAGATGTTTGAAGAAGAGTACAAGGCGGCTTTCAATGAATTACCGTTATTACTGGATATTCCCTATCGTACCTACCTTGAAGGCATCCAGGCAGCGAAGACTCACAACGGCTACTTCTCCATTGACAAGAAAAGTAATCGGCTGGTTGACCCGACTGTAGGGAAGAAGAGCACTGAAGCCGATGATGTGGATGCTTACGATCTGATCCTGAAGGACAAGGAACGCCTGCTCTCGCTGGATGAGCCTGTGCGGTTCATCTTTTCTCATTCAGCCCTGAGCGAAGGCTGGGACAATCCCAATGTCTTTGTGATCTGTACGCTGAAACACAGCGACAGCAGTATCCGTAAACGCCAGGAAGTGGGCCGTGGCTTACGGCTATGCGTTAACCAGAAGGGGGATCGTATGGACAGTGGCGCCAACATCCACGAAATCAATCTCCTGACGGTCGTTGCCAGTGAAAGTTATAAAGATTTTACAGCCGGATTGCAGAAGGAAATATCAGAATCTCTATCCGCCAGACCCCGTAAAGCGGATGAAGCCTACTTCATAGGCAAAGTCATTAAAACCCCTGAAGGTGAAGTTCAAATCACGCCGCAGATTGCCAAACAAATTTACCGTTACCTTGTCAAAAATGATTACACTAACGATAACGACGGGATTACGGCCAACTACCATGAAGCAATCAAAAACAATACACTGGCTCCCTTACCTCCGGAACTGACCCAATATACCCCCCAAATTGTCCAGTTGATCGAGAGTGTATTTAGTGACGCTACCCTACCGGGAATTGAAGATGGCCGCAAAGCCAAGCCCAATCTATTGAACAAGAACCTCGAAAAAGTTGAATTTAAGGCACTTTGGGAAAAGATCAACCGCAAGGCGGCCTACTCCGTTCATTTTGATACCGCTGAATTGATCAAGAAATGTGTGGCTACTCTGGATAGGGAATTGAATGTAACCAAACTGCAATATACCATTACGGGTGGGACACAGGGGGATTCCATTTCTTACGATGAGTTGAAAAGTGGACAAGGCTTTGCCGTCACGGAGAATACAACCGAGTATATGACGATCTCCGTTAATTCCGCAGTCAAATATGATCTGATCGGTAAGCTGACAGAAACCACCCACTTGACCCGCAACACCGTAGCGGCAATTCTGAAAAAAATCAGACCGGATAAGTTCGCGCAGTATCGACAGAACCCGGAAGACTTCATGCTCAAATCGGCAAGGCTCATCAACGAGCAGAAGGCCACCATGGTAGTTGAACATCTGACCTATAACCCCGTGGAAGACCGACACGAGCTTCACGAAATCTTTACCGTGGATAAACAGCAGGATTTCAGCCGGGCCGTCAAGACCGAGCGGCATGTTTATGATTATGTTTTTACCGATTCCAGGAATGAAAAGACCTTTGTAACCGAACTGGACAAGAGTACCGAAGTCGTTGTTTATGCCAAACTCCCCAAAGGTTTCTTCATCCCAACCCCCGTCGGGAACTATAATCCAGACTGGGCGATTGCCTTCAAAGAGGGGGCGGTCAAACACATCTATTTCGTTGCTGAGACCAAAGGCTCTATGTCCTCTATGGAACTGAGGAAGATTGAAGAATGCAAGATCGACTGTGCCCGAAAGTTTTTCACTGGGATCACTACCGATCAGGTTAAATATGAGATTGTCAGTGATTATGGAACGTTGATGAATCTGGTGAAGTGAGGGTTTTCTTTTAAGCTCTAACTAACCCGAAATATCATCAG
The window above is part of the SAR324 cluster bacterium genome. Proteins encoded here:
- a CDS encoding DUF1016 family protein, translating into MSQKKITKKQTKTASDNSLLDRVVLILEQARTHVVRAVNSSMVTAYWLIGREIVLELQGGDERAEYGKQVIENLSKQLTVRYGKGFSTTSLWYFKQFYVAYQNYVPILHPLGGELKDQQKLYPTGGELTGAEQKDRTAGDGFVPCFNPLLSWSHYRALMRVVKPEAREFYEREAIECTWDKRSLERQIHSQYYERMLKSQNPQKMIETARQEMVPRTESVETLKNPYVLEFLGLPEVSTLHEKQLETAIITHLQTFLLELGKGFAFVARQKRMRFDDIDLYVDLVFYNCILKCYLLIDLKMGELSYQDVGQMDGYVRMFEDLYTAPDDNPTIGLILCTEKNEAVAKYSVLNDRKQIFASKYMLYLPTEQELAIELERERKLIEAHLTEQEDTSAE
- a CDS encoding DEAD/DEAH box helicase family protein, coding for MKLKFKKQQFQTDAVNAVIECFAGQPKTEGVTYRIDPGKGNSSKGLGTSQVSFDLSQSGFKNRELLKSLTLLENIQTVQRRQNLPQSAKLVSTKVCPVNLDIEMETGTGKTYCYIKTMFELNRCYGWSKFIVVVPSIAIREGVFKSFEITAEHFMEEYNKRARFFLYNSKQLHHLEQFSSDGGINVMIINVQAFNATGKDARRIYEELDDFQSRKPMDVIAGNHPIMILDEPQKLEGAKTFDSLAKFNPLAILRYSATHKTEHNKIHRLDALDAYNQKLVKKIAVRGITVRGLTGTNAYLYLESIQISSGPPVARIEYELRQQTGIKRIVRKFGRNDNLFDLSGGLEQYKGFVIADIDATKDTVTFTNGVILEAGEATGDVNESTLRRIQIRETIRAHFEKEQALFPLGIKVLSLFFIDEVAKYRRYDGGIEQPGDYAKMFEEEYKAAFNELPLLLDIPYRTYLEGIQAAKTHNGYFSIDKKSNRLVDPTVGKKSTEADDVDAYDLILKDKERLLSLDEPVRFIFSHSALSEGWDNPNVFVICTLKHSDSSIRKRQEVGRGLRLCVNQKGDRMDSGANIHEINLLTVVASESYKDFTAGLQKEISESLSARPRKADEAYFIGKVIKTPEGEVQITPQIAKQIYRYLVKNDYTNDNDGITANYHEAIKNNTLAPLPPELTQYTPQIVQLIESVFSDATLPGIEDGRKAKPNLLNKNLEKVEFKALWEKINRKAAYSVHFDTAELIKKCVATLDRELNVTKLQYTITGGTQGDSISYDELKSGQGFAVTENTTEYMTISVNSAVKYDLIGKLTETTHLTRNTVAAILKKIRPDKFAQYRQNPEDFMLKSARLINEQKATMVVEHLTYNPVEDRHELHEIFTVDKQQDFSRAVKTERHVYDYVFTDSRNEKTFVTELDKSTEVVVYAKLPKGFFIPTPVGNYNPDWAIAFKEGAVKHIYFVAETKGSMSSMELRKIEECKIDCARKFFTGITTDQVKYEIVSDYGTLMNLVK
- a CDS encoding site-specific DNA-methyltransferase gives rise to the protein MDKMKMQTPNFVNENIKKIAELFPNCITETISTVNGQRQTVNGIDFDQLRQELSASLVEGTQERYTLNWPGKNEAILTANAPIAKTLRPCKAESVDFENTRNVYIEGDNLDALKLLQETYLNKVKMIYIDPPYNTGNDFIYEDDFAEDTEAFLQRSNQKDEEGNRLVANTEANGRFHSDWLTMIYPRLKLARNLLRDDGVIFISIDDNEITNLRKVCDEVFGETNRYCTFSWKRRSGAMDSVNNVSSDHEYVVCYGKTQGKLNGVKRSYERYSNPDNDPRGPWIADNLSAGKPGGNTYYAVIDPENGNAYWPPKGRYWPYSPETMSSKIKEGRIIFPKSKDGSPLLKRFQLEAKSEVVPISTWGVDKTSKVSNAFITSLNTEGTKELKTLFSDKVFTFPKPTQLVISLLQQGTESKDIVLDFFSGSATTAHAVMQLNAEDNGNRQFIMVQLPEACDEKSEAYKAGYKTIAEIGKERIRRAGKKIKEENPLTTQNLDVGFRVFKVDTSNIKEVYYTPEELKQENLELFKDHIKPDRSPEDLLFQVFIDWGLDLTLPIAQKTIDGKTVFLVDANALVACFDAPVTEDLVKKLAAHKPLRVVFRDDAFSSDSVKINVEQIFKLLSPGTEVKSI